One Plasmodium malariae genome assembly, contig: PmUG01_00_1, whole genome shotgun sequence DNA segment encodes these proteins:
- the PmUG01_00010700 gene encoding fam-m protein: MEQRIKLFLFIKIYAFIGLAWICGLRNNGKFNKYFYDNYNNDRKLGIRKYRLLAKYKLDKDSNMAHLKGDSIINERCKKNYVSSSEKWANEKNKKFNRNLLNKAQYYTEVVDYDTGMFDGKHFHFEKKWIKKINYNNLVERNRRICDIALKKIKFRSYGFGVTQFFIFLLFGVGLAVLPTFEFWSSVGEKIKDNPLLGTLYNALDKLKNYEQFYIYLALLSVIMITLSVMLIIGIYKILRNNEKYNKIKLMTE, from the exons ATGGAACAAAGAATTAagttattcttatttattaaaatatatgctttCATAGGTTTAGCTTGGATATGTGGTCTTAGAAATaac ggAAAGTTTAACAAATATTTCTATGACAACTACAATAATGATAGAAAATTAGGTATAAGAAAATATCGATtattagcaaaatataaactaGATAAGGATTCAAATATGGCGCATTTAAAAGGGGATTCAATAATTAATGAAAggtgcaaaaaaaattatgtatctAGTAGTGAAAAATGGGCCAAcgaaaagaacaaaaaatttaatagaaatttattaaataaggcGCAATATTATACAGAAGTTGTGGATTATGATACTGGAATGTTCGATGGAAAACATTTCCAtttcgaaaaaaaatggataaaaaagataaattataataatttagttGAACGAAATAGAAGAATTTGTGACatagctttaaaaaaaataaaatttagaagtTACGGTTTCGGAGTTactcaattttttatttttttgttgtttggAGTAGGATTAGCAGTATTGCCAACTTTTGAGTTTTGGAGTAGTGTGGGGGAGAAGATTAAAGATAATCCATTATTAGGTACTTTGTATAATGCTTTAGATAAGTTGAAGaattatgaacaattttatatttatttagcaTTACTTAGCGTAATTATGATTACATTATCTGTTATGCTTATTATTGGAATATACAAGAtcttaagaaataatgaaaaatataataaaattaaattaatgacGGAGTAA